Within Mongoliitalea daihaiensis, the genomic segment ACGATCAAACTTATTTTTCAACCGGGGGAAGAACTAATCCCTGGTGGCGCATCCTTGATGATTAAAGATGGTGCGCTTCAAAACCCAGTTCCAGCTGGAATCATAGGCCAACACGTCATGCCTTTGATCCCTGTTGGACAAGTAGGTTTTCGAAAAGGCATGTACATGGCCAGTGCAGATGAATTGTACATCACTGTCAAGGGAAAAGGGGGCCATGGTGCCCTTCCAGAATCTTTGATTGACCCCGTGTTAATTGCTTCTCACCTCATCGTCGCCCTACAACAGGTTATCAGCCGCAATGGCTCACCAAAAATACCTTCAGTCCTTTCTTTTGGTCGGGTTGAGGCCTTAGGAGCTACCAATATCATTCCTAATGAAGTAAAAATTCAGGGTACCTTCCGAACCATGGATGAAGCCTGGAGAGCAAAGGCTCATGGACACATGTTAAGCATTGCCAAAGGATTGGTAGAAGGTATGGGAGGAACCGTGGACTTTGAGGTTCGAAAAGGTTATCCTTTCTTAAAAAATGCAGAGGCCTTAACAAGCAGAGCAGAGCAAGCTGCCATAGCCTATCTAGGTGAGGAAAATGTACTGCCTTTAGACATTTGGATGGCTGCAGAGGACTTCTCTTACTATACCCAAGAAATTGACGGTTGCTTTTACCGTCTAGGTACTCGGAATGAGGCCAAAGGCATTGTGTCAGGTGTACATACGCCAACCTTTGATATTGACGAAGATGCCTTAGAACTAGGGGCTGGGTTGATGGCTTGGATAGCGGTGAGTGAATTGAAATATACTTCGTGAAATAAATTGAAATACGCTGAAGCGAAGTAATGGGGGATATTGAGGGATATTGGATATTGGTGGATATTGGTGGATATTGGTGGATATTGGATATTGTTGGATATTGGCTTTGGGGTGTTAACTAAGTGAAATAAGTAGAAATACACTGAAGCGAAATAAGGTAGAAATAGATATTTATCGATATTACGAGATATTGGTTGATATTGGATATTGGCTTTGGGGTGTTAACTAAGTGAAATAAGTAGAAATACACTGAAGCGAAATAAGGTAGAAATAGATATTTATCGATATTGATTGATAATGGGATATTGGAGGGCGTATCAAAAAAACTTTGCGCTCCTTGCGAAAACCGTAGCGGGCGTGGCGTGAACTTATCTCAAATGAAATATGGTGGAAATAGATATTTATCGATATTGATTGATAATGGGATATTGGATATTACGGGATATTGGATGTTTGAAGATATTGGATATTGAGGGATATTGGATATCAGTATTACGGTAGTAATCGGAGATAAAGAGTTGGGGAACACTGGAAAGAATACAATAAATAGTAAGATACATGAAAACAACAAAACACCTGACGCTGGCCATTCTTATGGTTTTTTCCTTTCAGACGAGCTCGTTTGCTTGGGGAGCGATTGGACATTATGTTATTGGAAAAATTGCAGAGTGGCAGATGCAGCAAGAAACAGTCAAAAAAGTAGAAGCTGTATTGAAGCAAGAATCCATTTCTGGAGTAGGGGTATGGATGGATAATATCCGCTCTGATAAAAAGTATGACTACACAAACACCTGGCATTGGGTAACTACCGTAGATGGGGAATACGATCCAAGTATTCAAGAACCTACAGGAGATGCCTATTCTGCATTTTTGATGTTGAAAGAAAACCTAAAAAAAGGCGGCTTAACTCCCGAAGAGGAGCGTGACCAATTGCGCATGCTGATCCACATAGTAGGAGATCTACATCAGCCCTTCCATGTAGGCAAGCCTGGTGACAGAGGAGGGAATGATGTCAAAGTGAGCTATTTCAATAAGGAAACCAATATCCATGCGATATGGGATTCGGACTTGATCGAAAACAAAAAAATGAGCTACACCGAAATCGCAACCGAACTTCAGAAGAGAATCAATGGAGACGTCTTGAAGCGTTATCAAGCAGCTACGCCTGCTGACTGGTTAAAAGAAGCTGCAGCCATACGCCCAGCCATGTATGATATTCCTGCAAATAATCGTATCGGGTATGAATACATCTACAAGCACTATCACCATGTGGAAGAGCGCTTGATGGCAGGTGGGATTCGATTGGCACAGGTGCTGGAGGAGATATATGGAAAGTAATTCTCGCTAATCATAAAATTAAAAAGACCAATCTTCTCGTCGAAGATTGGTCTTTTGTTTTAAACTACTTCCTGACAGCTTTATAAGCTAGAATTAAACTTAGTTTCCTGTTCTAAAGCTCCATGTGGGACTATTGGCAACATTTCTACCTTCAAATCTAGCTAAGACATACCAGAAATAGGTTGTATTTGGTCTTAAGTCAGATACAATAACTTCTGGTGATGCAAGATTTTCCCCTACCAACCGCTGGGTGGTGGAGTTTGACTCAAAAATAAACACATTGTACGTTAACTGACGATCTCTCGCATCTTGTTCCACTCTCCAGCGGAACGCGAATGTTAATGGCTGATTGGTGGACCCATTTCCTGGTACAGGGTCAAAAATGGATACATTCCCGATATTGCGCTCATCTTTGAGCAAGAAAAAGGTAGCAAACGTGTTTTCACCTTCAAAAACTGCAACACTTACATTCGAATTGAGAAAATCCCTTCTTCGCGCTGAAATACTAACGTCTCCTCTTCGGACACGATTAAATCGAAACTCCCCTGTAGGACCTGTAATAACCGTTGTACTAGCAGGAGTAGTTGCCACCAACACACCCTCTAAAGGCTCTAAAGTTTCTCCATCTACAACAATCCCAGAGATTGACCCAAAGCGATCAATATCTACTCTTTCTTCTTCACATCCAGTAAAAAAGATAAGTAGTAATACAAACGAA encodes:
- a CDS encoding M20 metallopeptidase family protein, with amino-acid sequence MVKDLIKSLAADYKASIIAHRRHLHAHPELSFQEFETASYVERELRDIGITSIETKAETGIVALIQGKNPDAKVIALRGDMDALPIHEQNDVSYRSTKEGIMHACGHDVHTSSLLGTARILFNLREHFEGTIKLIFQPGEELIPGGASLMIKDGALQNPVPAGIIGQHVMPLIPVGQVGFRKGMYMASADELYITVKGKGGHGALPESLIDPVLIASHLIVALQQVISRNGSPKIPSVLSFGRVEALGATNIIPNEVKIQGTFRTMDEAWRAKAHGHMLSIAKGLVEGMGGTVDFEVRKGYPFLKNAEALTSRAEQAAIAYLGEENVLPLDIWMAAEDFSYYTQEIDGCFYRLGTRNEAKGIVSGVHTPTFDIDEDALELGAGLMAWIAVSELKYTS
- a CDS encoding S1/P1 nuclease, whose product is MKTTKHLTLAILMVFSFQTSSFAWGAIGHYVIGKIAEWQMQQETVKKVEAVLKQESISGVGVWMDNIRSDKKYDYTNTWHWVTTVDGEYDPSIQEPTGDAYSAFLMLKENLKKGGLTPEEERDQLRMLIHIVGDLHQPFHVGKPGDRGGNDVKVSYFNKETNIHAIWDSDLIENKKMSYTEIATELQKRINGDVLKRYQAATPADWLKEAAAIRPAMYDIPANNRIGYEYIYKHYHHVEERLMAGGIRLAQVLEEIYGK
- a CDS encoding carboxypeptidase regulatory-like domain-containing protein; the encoded protein is MMYKNLKYLSFVLLLIFFTGCEEERVDIDRFGSISGIVVDGETLEPLEGVLVATTPASTTVITGPTGEFRFNRVRRGDVSISARRRDFLNSNVSVAVFEGENTFATFFLLKDERNIGNVSIFDPVPGNGSTNQPLTFAFRWRVEQDARDRQLTYNVFIFESNSTTQRLVGENLASPEVIVSDLRPNTTYFWYVLARFEGRNVANSPTWSFRTGN